A portion of the Tachysurus fulvidraco isolate hzauxx_2018 chromosome 8, HZAU_PFXX_2.0, whole genome shotgun sequence genome contains these proteins:
- the LOC113648517 gene encoding kelch-like protein 10: MEREMSEDRKLCGLLNEMRLDGSLCDAVLRVDEVDFKVHKNILSAYSPYFRALFTRWSNLDQSIYNINGVSPEIMDFIIHYMYTQDIQVTTDEVETLLATANYLLIQDLVMSCCEFIQEHLNPDNCLRVWQYADTHSCYELRDQAYMYTLHHFEDVVFSQSGKFLELTMEQLSDILEKDELNIKEEKTAFQAVFLWIRYDPSVRTQHIVNLLPKVRLALVTQEYFLENIKKNPVVSSVCECQPIIANAMKAMYISNTRHSHLFTRPRLPYSILFAIGFSEESSKNVVETYDSRLESWMCISSREEQVRVYHGTVFLDGLVYVIGGSDLVDYYNTVCTFDPLDGTWNKAAPMHLRRGYVSVTVLDGFIYAMGGFDGIVSLNSAERYQPSTNQWSLIPSMHVRRSDASAATLNGKIYICGGFNENKDHFTAECFDPYSNQWTLIEPMLMPRSGLGVIALNNQLFAIGGFDGVSRMQSIEAFNPRTNSWRFRSPMFNPRSNFGIEVMDGHLYVIGGCNDEGTTSRCEYYDVYKDEWFHVQNTNISRSAVGCCVVSGLPNVTDYTTERDGLL; encoded by the exons atggagagagagatgagtgaagACAGGAAGCTGTGCGGTTTACTGAACGAGATGCGATTGGACGGGTCGCTGTGTGACGCGGTGCTCAGAGTGGACGAGGTGGACTTCAAGGTCCACAAGAACATCCTCTCGGCGTACAGCCCGTATTTCAG AGCTCTATTCACAAGATGGAGCAATCTGGATCAGAGCATATACAACATCAATGGTGTATCTCCAGAAATCATGGATTTTATAATCCACTACATGTACACGCAGGACATTCAAGTCACCACTGATGAAGTGGAGACCCTCTTGGCCACGGCAAATTACCTGCTTATCCAAGACCTTGTAATGAGCTGCTGTGAATTCATACAGGAACATCTAAACCCAGATAACTGCTTAAGGGTTTGGCAGTACGCTGACACTCACTCGTGCTACGAGCTGCGGGATCAGGCCTACATGTACACGTTGCATCACTTCGAGGACGTCGTTTTTTCACAATCTGGAAAATTCCTAGAGCTGACCATGGAGCAGCTCAGTGACATCCTGGAGAAGGATGAGCTGAACATCAAGGAGGAGAAAACAGCCTTCCAAGCTGTATTCCTGTGGATCAGGTATGATCCCAGCGTCCGAACGCAGCACATAGTCAACCTGCTGCCGAAG GTGCGGCTGGCTCTGGTGACTCAGGAATACTTCCtggaaaatataaagaaaaacccggtggtcagcagtgtgtgtgagtgtcaacccatcatcGCCAACGCCATGAAGGCCATGTACATCTCCAACACCAGACACTCACATCTGTTTACCCGTCCACGGCTCCCGTATTCCATCCTGTTTGCCATCGGCTTCAGTGAGGAATCTTCTAAGAACGTAGTGGAAACATACGACTCGAGGCTGGAAAGCTGGATGTGCATCTCCAGTAGAGAAGAGCAAGTTCGTGTTTATCACGGCACAGTGTTCTTGGATGGTTTAGTGTACGTTATTGGTGGCTCTGACCTTGTGGACTACTACAACACCGTGTGCACCTTTGATCCCCTTGATGGAACGTGGAACAAGGCAGCGCCCATGCACTTGCGCCGAGGCTATGTTAGCGTTACTGTGCTGGACGGATTCATCTATGCAATGGGAGGCTTTGACGGCATTGTGAGTCTTAACTCAGCTGAGCGTTATCAACCAAGCACCAACCAGTGGAGCCTCATCCCATCCATGCACGTGCGGCGAAGTGACGCCAGCGCTGCCACTTTAAATGGCAAG ATCTACATCTGTGGAGGCTTCAATGAAAACAAGGATCATTTCACGGCTGAGTGTTTTGACCCTTATTCTAATCAGTGGACCCTGATTGAGCCGATGCTCATGCCCAGGAGTGGCCTAGGTGTCATTGCGCTGAACAACCAATTGTTTGCT ATCGGAGGTTTTGATGGAGTCAGTCGGATGCAGAGCATCGAGGCCTTTAACCCTCGTACCAACTCCTGGAGGTTTCGTTCCCCCATGTTTAACCCACGCAGCAACTTTGGCATCGAG gtGATGGACGGTCACTTGTATGTGATTGGTGGCTGCAATGATGAAGGCACAACCTCCAGATGCGAGTACTACGATGTGTATAAAGATGAGTG GTTCCATGTCCAGAACACGAACATTTCCCGCAGTGCAGTCGGCTGCTGTGTGGTTTCTGGGCTTCCCAACGTCACCGACTACACCACAGAACGTGATGGTTTACTCTAG